A genomic segment from Panthera tigris isolate Pti1 chromosome A1, P.tigris_Pti1_mat1.1, whole genome shotgun sequence encodes:
- the MLNR gene encoding motilin receptor, with protein sequence MGSPWNSSAGADRADGALLPCDERLCSPFPLEALVPVTAVCLGLFAVGVSGNVVTVLLIGRYRDMRTTTNLYLGSMAVSDLLILLGLPFDLYRLWRSRPWVFGQLLCRLSLYLGEGCTYATLLHMTALSVERYLAICRPLRARVLVTRRRVRALIAALWAVALLSAGPFFFLVGVEQDPGLDAVPDLNGSAPLTPSPRTSPPPSHPGSSRAPPLSPPSGLEAAAAAALFSRECRPSPAQLGALRVMLWVTTAYFFLPFLCLSVLYGLIGRELWRSRGPLRGPAASGREKGHRQTVRVLLVVVLAFIVCWLPFHVGRIIYINTEDSRMMNFSQYFNIVALQLFYLSASINPILYNLISKKYRAAAWKLLLATQSRQRSFCRSRDTEGDMGGDAAGYTETSANVQTSSTSTAKQVALSHNAETSGKTGL encoded by the exons ATGGGCAGCCCCTGGAACAGCAGCGCCGGCGCGGACCGCGCGGACGGCGCGCTGCTGCCGTGCGACGAGCGCCTCTGCTCGCCCTTCCCCCTGGAGGCGCTGGTGCCTGTGACCGCCGTGTGCCTGGGCCTGTTCGCCGTCGGGGTGAGCGGCAACGTGGTGACGGTGCTGCTGATCGGGCGCTACCGGGACATGCGGACCACCACCAACCTGTACCTGGGCAGCATGGCCGTATCCGACCTGCTCATCCTGCTCGGGCTCCCCTTCGACCTGTACCGCCTCTGGCGCTCGCGGCCCTGGGTGTTCGGGCAGCTGCTCTGCCGCCTCTCGCTCTACCTGGGCGAGGGCTGCACCTACGCCACGCTGCTGCACATGACGGCGCTCAGCGTCGAGCGCTACCTCGCCATCTGCCGCCCGCTCCGTGCCCGCGTCCTCGTCACCCGGCGCCGCGTCCGCGCCCTCATCGCCGCGCTCTGGGCGGTGGCGCTGCTCTCCGCCGGGCCCTTCTTCTTCCTGGTGGGCGTCGAGCAGGACCCCGGCCTCGACGCGGTCCCGGACCTAAACGGCAGCGCCCCGCTCACGCCCTCGCCCCGCACCTCGCCGCCACCGTCGCACCCCGGGTCCTCGCGAGCGCCACCGCTGTCCCCCCCGTCGGGCCTCGAggccgcggcggccgcggctCTGTTCAGCCGCGAGTGCCGGCCCAGCCCGGCTCAGCTAGGCGCGCTTCGCGTCATGCTTTGGGTCACCACCGCCTACTTCTTCCtgccctttctgtgcctcagcgTCCTCTACGGGCTCATCGGCCGGGAGCTGTGGAGGAGCCGGGGGCCGCTACGAGGCCCGGCCGCTTCCGGGCGCGAGAAGGGCCACCGGCAGACGGTCCGCGTCCTGC TGGTGGTGGTTCTGGCATTTATAGTGTGCTGGTTGCCTTTCCACGTTGGCAGGATCATTTACATAAATACGGAAGATTCCCGGATGATGAACTTCTCTCAGTACTTTAACATTGTtgctttgcaacttttctatctGAGTGCATCCATCAACCCGATCCTCTACAACCTCATTTCAAAGAAGTACAGAGCAGCGGCCTGGAAACTGCTGCTGGCTACACAGTCCAGACAGAGAAGTTTCTGCCGAAGCAGGGACACCGAGGGGGACATGGGAGGAGACGCTGCTGGCTACACAGAGACCAGCGCCAATGTACAGACGTCGTCAACCAGTACCGCCAAGCAAGTCGCCTTGTCCCACAATGCTGAGACTTCAGGGAAGACAGGTCTGTAG